One region of Vigna angularis cultivar LongXiaoDou No.4 chromosome 10, ASM1680809v1, whole genome shotgun sequence genomic DNA includes:
- the LOC108321254 gene encoding uncharacterized protein LOC108321254 isoform X3 translates to MSPVQNFEQHSRHLVEPDIPIPGRLQMVMEVRDSLEIAHTAEYLNFLKCYFRAFSAILLQITKPQFVDNPEHKLRNIVVEILNRLPHSEVLRPFVQDLLKVAMQVLTTDNEENGLICIRIIFDLLRNFRPTLENEVQPFLDFVCKIYQNFKLTVSHFFDNMAMIGEDVKPMETSLSDQGINTTTATGSQLNPSTRSFKIVTESPLVVMFLFQLYSRLVQANIPQLLPLMVAAISVPGPERVPPHLKTHFIELKGAQVKTVSFLTYLLKSYADYIRPHEESICKSIVNLLVTCSDSVSIRKELLISLKHVLGTDFRRGLFPLIDTLLEERVLVGTGRACFETLRPLAYSLLAEIVHHVRQDLSLSQLSRIIYLFSSNMHDASLSLSIHTTCARLMLNLVEPIFEKGVDQQSTDEARILLGRILDAFVGKFSTFKRTIPQLLEEGEEGKDRATLRSKLELPVQAVLALQVPVEHSKEVNDCKHLIKTLVMGMKTIIWSITHAHSPRPQVCKASGVLKSGVHCLALFKEKDEEREMMHLFSQILAIMEPRDLMDMFSLCMPELFDCMISNNQLVHIFSTLLSAPKVYRPFADVLVNFLVSGKLDALKQPDSPAAKLVLHLFQFIFGAVTKAPADFERILQPHAPVIMEFCMKNATEVEKPLGYMQLLRTMFKALSGCKYELLLRDLVPMLQPCLNMLLAMLEGPTAEDMRDLLLELCLTLPARLSSLLPYLSRLMKPLVLCLKGSDELVSLGLRTLEFWVDSLNPDFLEPIMASVMSEVILALWSHLRPAPYPWGAKALQLLGKLGGRNRRFLKEPLALECKENPEHGLRLILTFEPATPFLVPLDRCINLAVEAVMNKNCGMDAFYRKQALKFLRVCLSSQLNLPGNVADDGSTSKQLSALLVSTVDQTSRRSELMDVKADLGVKTKTQLMAEKSVFKILLMTVIAANGETDLTDPTDDFVVNICRHFAVIFHIDSTSSNVSVAALGGSSLSNNVHVGSRLKSNACSNLKELDPLIFLDALVEVLADENRLHARAALAALNVFAETLVFLARSKHTDFIMSRGPGTPMIVSSPSMNPVYSPPPSVRVPVFEQLLPRLLHCCYGLTWQAQMGGVMGLGALVGKVTVETLCLFQVRIVRGLIYVLKKLPIYASKEQEETSQVLTQVLRVVNNVDEANSEARKQSFQGVVDFLAQELFNQNASITVRKNVQSCLALLASRTGSEVSELLEPLYQPFLQPLIVRSLKLKTVDQQVGTVTALNFCLALRPPLLKLTPELVNFLQEALQIAESDDTAWVAKFINPKVMTSLTKLRTACIELLCTTMAWADFKTQNHSELRAKIISMFFKSLTCRTPEIVVVAKEGLRQVINQRMPKELLQSSLRPILVNLAHTKNLSMPLLLGLARLLELLSNWFNVTLGGKLLEHLKRWLEPEKLAQSQKSWKAGEEPKIAAAIIELFHLLPPAASKFLDELVTLTIDLEGALPPGQVYSEINSPYRLPLTKFLNRYASLAVDYFLARLSEPKYFRRFMYIIRSEAGQPLRDELAKSPQKILASAFSEFLPKSDVTMTPASTSTHTTLLGEESVAPSTDASNQPAPPPSTTSDAYFQGLALIKTLVKLIPGWLQSNRSVFDTLVLVWKSPARISRLQKEQELNLVQVKESKWLVKCFLNYLRHDKNEVNVLFDILTIFLFHSRIDYTFLKEFYIIEVAEGYPPGMKKALLLHFLSLFQSKQLGHDHLVTVMQMLILPMLAHAFQNGQSWEVVDPGIIKTIVDKLLDPPEEVSAEYDEPLRIELLQLATLLLKYLQNDLVHHRKELIKFGWNHLKREDTASKQWAFVNVCHFLEAYQAPEKIILQVFVALLRTCQPENKMLVKQALDILMPALPRRLPLGDSRMPIWIRYTKKILVEEGHSIPNLIHIFQLIVRHSDLFYSCRAQFVPQMVNSLSRLGLPYNTTAENRRLAIELAGLVVNWERQRQNEMKVVTDSDAPNQINDVFNPSSADSKRSVDGSTFPEDTTKRVKAEPGLQSMCVMSPGGPSSITNVETPGSATQPDEEFKPNAAMEEMIINFLIRVALVIEPKDKEASAMYKQALELLSQALEVWPNANVKFNYLEKLLSSIQPSQAKDPSTALAQGLDVMNKVLEKQPHLFIRNNINQISQILEPCFKHKLLDAGKSFCSLLRMIFVAFPQEAPTTPADVKLLYQKLDDLIQKHATTVTAPQTASDDNNASSISFLLLVIKTLTEVQRNFVDPLILVRILQRLQRDMGSAAGPHLRQGQRTDPDSAVTSSRQGADVGAIISNVKSILKLITDRVMVVSECKRSVSQILNALLSEKAIDASVLLCILDVVKGWVEDDFCKQGTPITPGSFLTPKEIVSFLQKLSQVDKQNFTPVALEEWDRKYLELLYGICADSNKYPLPLRQEIFQKVERLYMLGLRAKDPEVRMKFFSLYHESLGKTLFTRLQFIIQIQDWGALSDVFWLKQGLDLLLAILVEDKPITLAPNSARVQPLFVSGSIMELSGMPHKVNDVLEGSEDAPLTLETLVHKHAQFLNSMSKLQVVDLLIPLRELAHTDANVAYHLWVLVFPIVWVTLHKEEQVTLAKPMINLLSKDYHKKQQANRPNVVQALLEGLQLSHPQPRMPSELIKYIGKTYNAWHIALALLESHVMLFPNDSKCSESLAELYRLLNEEDMRCGLWKKRSVTAETRAGLSLVQHGYWHRAQSLFYQAMVKATQGTYNNTVPKAEMCLWEEQWLYCASQLSQWEALADFGKSVENYEILLDSLWKLPDWTYMKEHVIPKAQVEETPKLRLIQAYFALHDKNTNGVGDAENMVGKAVDLALEQWWQLPEMSVHSRIPLLQQFQQIVEVQESARILIDISNGNKLSGNSVVGVQGNLYADLKDILETWRLRTPNEWDNMSVWYDLLQWRNEMYNSVIDAFKDFGATNSALHHLGYRDKAWTVNRLAHIARKQGLFDVCVTILEKLYGHSTMEVQYLQEAFVKITEQAKAYLESKGELTSGINLINSTNLEYFPAKHKAEIFRLKGDFLLKLNDSESTNVAYSNAISLFKNLPKGWISWGDYCDMAYRETHEEIWLEYAVSCFLQGIKFGVSNSRSHLARVLYLLSFDTSNEPVGRAFDKYYEQIPHWVWLSWIPQLLLSLQRTEAPHCKLVLMKIATLYPQALYYWLRTYLLERRDVANKSELGRIAMAQQRTQQSVSGTSTGSLGGLADGNARVQGPGGSNLPTDIQSHQSSQPAGGIGSHDGGNSHGQEPERSTSVESNMHNGNDQPLQQGSANLNEGGQNTLRRAAGALGFVASAASAFDAAKDIMEALRGKHANLASELEILLTEIGSRFVTLPEERLLAVVNALLHRCYKYPTATTAEVPQSLKKELSGVCRACFSADAVNKHVDFVREYKQDFERDLDPESTATFPSTLSQLTERLKHWKNVLQSNVEDRFPAVLKLEEESKVLRDFHVIDVEVPGQYFTDQEIAPDHTVKLDRVAADIPIVRRHGSSFRRLTLIGSDGSQRHFIVQTSLTPNARSDERILQLFRVMNQMFEKHKESRRRHICIHTPIIIPVWSQVRMVEDDLMYSTFLEVYENHCARNDREADLPITYFKEQLNQAISGQISPEAVVDLRLQAYNEITKNLVNDNIFSQYMYKTLPSGNHSWAFKKQFAVQLALSSFMSFMLQIGGRSPNKILFAKNTGKIFQTDFHPAYDANGLIEFNEPVPFRLTRNMQAFFSHGVEGLIVSSMCAAAQAVASPKQSQHLWHHLAMFFRDELLSWSWRRPLGMPMASMAAGGTMSPVDFKQKVITNVEHVITRVKGIAPQNFSEEEENVMDPPQPVQRGVTELVEAALNPRNLCMMDPTWHPWF, encoded by the exons TTCACAGCTTAATCCAAGTACGCGCTCATTCAAGATAGTTACAGAGAGTCCGCTGGTGGTGATGTTTCTGTTTCAATTATACAGTCGTCTTGTGCAAGCCAATATTCCTCAATTATTGCCATTGATGGTTGCTGCTATATCAGTTCCTGGCCCAGAAAGGGTTCCTCCTCATTTGAAAACTCATTTCATTGAGCTCAAGGGTGCGCAGGTTAAG aCGGTTTcctttttaacttatttattgaAGAGCTATGCTGATTATATAAGGCCGCATGAAGAAAGTATATGTAAAAGCATTGTGAATTTGCTTGTTACATGCTCTGATTCTGTATCCATTAGAAAG GAGCTATTGATATCTCTGAAACATGTCCTTGGAACAGATTTCAGGAGAGGTTTATTTCCTCTTATAGATACTCTACTGGAAGAAAG GGTTCTAGTTGGGACTGGAAGGGCATGCTTTGAGACATTGAGACCCTTGGCTTATAGTCTTTTGGCAGAGATTGTACATCATGTTCGGCAAGATCTTTCCTTATCACAG CTGTCGCGAATTATTTACTTATTCTCAAGTAATATGCATGATGCTTCTTTATCACTGAGCATCCACACCACTTGTGCTCGCTTGATGTTGAATCTG GTGGAACCGATTTTTGAGAAAGGGGTTGATCAGCAATCTACAGATGAAGCAAGGATTCTATTG GGCCGCATTCTGGATGCTTTTGTTGGGAAATTCAGTACTTTCAAACGGACAATTCCCCAG ctTTTGGAGGAAGGTGAGGAAGGAAAGGATCGTGCTACCTTGAGATCAAAGCTTGAACTCCCTGTGCAG GCAGTTTTGGCTTTGCAAGTTCCTGTAGAGCATTCAAAGGAAGTAAATGATTGCAAACATTTGATAAAAACATTAGTGATGG GAATGAAGACCATAATATGGAGCATCACCCATGCACATTCCCCTAGGCCTCAg GTATGCAAAGCTTCTGGTGTTTTAAAAAGTGGTGTTCATTGTTTAGCTCTTTTCAAGGAGAAGGATGAGGAGAGGGAAATGATGCATCTCTTCTCACAAATTTTGGCCATCATGGAACCTCGAGATCTGATGGATATGTTCTCTCTGTGTATGCCTGAGCTTTTTGATTGCATGATCTCCAACAATCAACTTGTCCATATATTCTCTACCCTTCTATCAGCCCCAAAAGTGTACCGGCCATTTGCAGATGTGCTTGTTAATTTTCTTGTGAGCGGAAAACTTGATGCCTTGAAGCAACCAGATTCACCTGCTGCAAAACTGGTTTTGCATctctttcaatttatatttgGTGCTGTTACCAAAGCACCAGCTGATTTTGAACGGATTTTGCAGCCTCATGCTCCTGTTATAATGGAATTTTGCATGAAAAATGCTACCGAAGTAGAAAAACCTCTTGGCTACATGCAGTTGCTTCGTACAATGTTCAAGGCACTTTCAGGGTGCAAATATGAACTTTTGCTCCGTGACTTGGTGCCCATGTTGCAGCCCTGCCTCAATATGCTACTTGCTATGTTGGAAGGGCCAACTGCAGAAGATATGAGAGATCTTTTATTGGAGCTCTGCTTGACCTTACCTGCACGTTTAAGCTCTCTTTTACCATACCTTTCTCGTCTTATGAAGCCTTTGGTATTATGTCTCAAGGGAAGTGATGAATTAGTGAGTCTTGGTCTAAGAACCCTTGAGTTTTGGGTTGATAGTTTAAATCCTGATTTTCTTGAACCCATTATGGCTAGTGTTATGTCTGAGGTGATTCTTGCCTTGTGGTCTCACTTAAGACCGGCTCCCTATCCTTGGGGTGCAAAAGCATTGCAGCTTCTTGGCAAGTTAGGAGGCCGAAACAGACGATTTCTCAAGGAACCTCTCGCACTTGAGTGTAAGGAGAATCCTGAGCACGGGCTTCGCCTGATTTTGACATTTGAGCCTGCAACTCCATTCTTGGTGCCACTTGATCGATGCATAAATCTTGCTGTGGAAGCTGTAATGAATAAAAATTGTGGTATGGATGCTTTCTATCGGAAGCAAGCTCTAAAATTTCTTCGGGTGTGCCTGTCATCTCAGCTCAATTTGCCTGGAAATGTTGCTGATGATGGATCTACGTCGAAGCAATTATCTGCATTGTTAGTTTCTACAGTTGATCAAACATCGCGGAGGTCTGAGTTAATGGATGTCaag GCCGACTTAGGTGTAAAGACAAAGACCCAACTTATGGCTGAGAAGTctgtttttaaaattcttttgatGACTGTCATTGCTGCCAATGGTGAGACAGATCTCACAGATCCCACAGATGATTTTGTTGTCAATATATGTCGACATTTTGCAGTAATATTTCACATTGATTCTACATCTAGCAATGTATCAGTAGCAGCACTTGGGGGTTCATCACTCTCAAATAACGTTCATGTTGGTTCTAGGCTAAAAAGCAATGCTTGTTCAAATTTGAAGGAGCTGGACCCCCTAATATTCTTGGATGCTTTAGTTGAAGTACTAGCAGATGAAAACAGGCTTCATGCCAGAGCTGCTCTTGCGGCTTTAAATGTGTTTGCAGAAACACTTGTATTTCTTGCTCGTTCAAAACATACTGACTTCATAATGTCCAGAGGGCCAGGTACACCTATGATTGTCTCTAGTCCATCAATGAATCCTGTATATTCTCCACCTCCTAGTGTTCGTGTACCTGTATTTGAACAACTGTTGCCTCGTCTTCTGCACTGTTGCTATGGGCTTACATGGCAAGCTCAAATGGGTGGCGTCATGGGACTTGGTGCTTTGGTTGGAAAGGTCACTGTTGAGACTCTATGCCTTTTTCAAGTAAGAATTGTGCGTGGTCTAATATATGTTCTTAAAAAGCTTCCCATATATGCTAGCAAGGAGCAAGAGGAGACAAGTCAAGTGCTTACTCAAGTTCTTCGAGTGGTAAATAATGTTGATGAAGCTAACAGTGAGGCACGAAAGCAGAGCTTTCAAGGAGTTGTTGATTTTCTCGCTCAAGAATTGTTCAACCAGAATGCATCTATCACTGTGAGAAAGAATGTACAATCATGCTTGGCACTTTTAGCTAGTAGGACTGGTAGTGAGGTGTCAGAATTACTAGAGCCACTATATCAGCCTTTTCTCCAGCCTCTTATTGTGCGATCACTCAAGTTGAAGACTGTTGATCAACAG GTTGGAACAGTTACAGCATTGAATTTCTGTCTAGCATTGAGGCCACCTCTTCTCAAGTTGACACCAGAGTTAGTTAACTTCCTGCAAGAAGCCTTGCAAATAGCAGAATCTGATGACACTGCCTGGGTTGCTAAGTTTATCAACCCTAAAGTGATGACATCATTGACTAAACTTCGTACTGCTTGCATTGAACTGCTTTGTACAACAATGGCATGGGCTGATTTTAAAACTCAAAACCACTCCGAGTTGCGTGCCAAgattatttcaatgtttttcaaGTCTTTAACCTGTCGAACTCCAgaaattgttgttgttgcaaAAGAGGGCCTGCGGCAG GTTATTAATCAAAGGATGCCCAAAGAACTTCTACAAAGCAGCCTTAGGCCTATATTGGTGAATTTAGCACACACAAAAAATCTTAGTATGCCTCTTCTGCTTGGTCTTGCTCGCCTGCTTGAACTGTTATCGAACTGGTTTAATGTTACTTTGGGTGGAAAACTTCTAGAGCATCTCAAGAGGTGGTTGGAGCCTGAGAAGTTGGCACAAAGTCAGAAGTCGTGGAAGGCTGGTGAAGAACCAAAGATTGCTGCAG CTATAATTGAGCTTTTTCATTTGCTTCCTCCCGCTGCCTCAAAGTTCCTGGATGAACTTGTAACCTTGACAATTGATTTGGAAGGAGCTCTACCCCCAGGACAAGTATATAGTGAAATCAATAGTCCATATCGCCTTCCACTCACAAAGTTTTTAAATAGATATGCATCCCTTGCAGTAGACTATTTTCTTGCTCGATTAAGTGAACCAAAGTATTTCAGGCG TTTCATGTATATAATTCGTTCAGAAGCTGGCCAACCATTAAGAGATGAACTTGCAAAATCACCACAAAAGATACTTGCAAGCGCATTCTCTGAATTTCTTCCCAAATCTGATGTGACAATGACTCCAGCATCCACAAGTACACATACTACTTTATTAGGTGAAGAAAGTGTTGCACCATCAACTGATGCTTCTAATCAACCTGCTCCTCCTCCCAGTACAACATCTGATGCTTACTTTCAGGGATTAGCACTTATAAAAACCCTGGTTAAATTAATCCCTGGTTGGTTACAAAGTAATCGTAGTGTGTTTGATACATTGGTACTTGTTTGGAAGTCACCTGCAAGAATATCTCGCTTGCAAAAGGAACAGGAGCTTAACCTAGTGCAA GTTAAAGAAAGTAAATGGCTTGTCAAATGCTTTCTTAATTACTTGAGACATGACAAAAACGAAGTGAATGTTCTCTTTGATATACTTACCATATTCTTATTTCACAGTCGGATTGACTACACATTCCTGAAGGAGTTTTACATTATTGAG GTTGCAGAAGGTTATCCTCCAGGCATGAAAAAGGCTCTTTTACTGCATTTTCTCAGCCTTTTCCAATCAAAACAACTTGGTCACGATCATTTGGTTACTGTGATGCAAATGCTTATTCTTCCTATGCTTGCACATGCCTTTCAAAATGGTCAAAGTTGGGAAGTTGTTGATCCTGGTATTATAAAGACAATTGTTGATAAACTTCTTGATCCTCCAGAGGAG GTTTCTGCTGAGTATGATGAGCCATTAAGAATAGAACTACTGCAACTTGCCACCTTGCTTCTTAAATATCTTCAGAATGATCTTGTCCATCACAGGAAGGAACTGATAAAGTTTGGGTGGAATCATCTTAAGCGAGAAGACACAGCCAGCAAACAATGGGCATTTGTGAATGTTTGCCATTTCTTGGAGGCATATCAAGCCCCTGAAAAAATAATACTCCAG GTTTTTGTTGCTCTTCTCAGGACTTGCCAACCGGAAAATAAAATGTTGGTCAAGCAAGCTCTTGACATTCTAATGCCAGCACTGCCACGACGTTTGCCCCTTGGTGATTCTCGAATGCCCATATGGATAAGATACACTAAGAAAATCCTTGTAGAAGAAGGTCATTCAATTCCCAATCTTATTCACATATTCCAACTTATAGTCCGGCATTCCGATCTCTTCTATAGCTGCAGAGCACAATTTGTTCCTCAGATGGTGAATTCTCTTAGCCGGCTTGGATTGCCTTATAATACCACAGCAGAAAACAGACGACTTGCCATTGAACTTGCTGGATTAGTTGTTAACTGGGAGAGGCAAAGACAAAATGAGATGAAAGTTGTTACCGATTCTGATGCACCCAACCAAATCAATGATGTCTTTAATCCTAGCTCAGCTGATTCTAAGCGATCTGTGGATGGGTCTACATTTCCTGAAGATACAACTAAGCGAGTAAAAGCAGAACCTGGCCTGCAATCCATGTGTGTCATGTCACCTGGAGGTCCTTCATCAATAACTAACGTAGAAACCCCTGGATCTGCCACTCAACCTGATGAAGAATTTAAACCAAATGCTGCAATGGAGGAAATGATTATCAATTTTCTTATCAGA GTTGCTCTGGTCATAGAACCAAAGGACAAAGAGGCAAGTGCCATGTACAAACAAGCTCTGGAGCTACTTTCACAAGCTTTGGAGGTGTGGCCGAATGctaatgtaaaatttaattatttggaaAAGCTTCTGAGCAGTATACAGCCATCTCAAGCAAAGGATCCATCCACTGCACTTGCACAGGGTTTGGATGTCATGAACAAAGTGTTAGAGAAACAACCTCACTTGTTCATAAGAAATAACATTAATCAGATTTCTCAA ATTCTTGAACCATGTTTCAAGCATAAACTGTTAGATGCTGGCAAATCATTTTGCTCACTGTTGAGGATGATTTTTGTTGCTTTTCCTCAAGAAGCACCTACCACACCTGCAGATGTTAAGTTATTGTACCAGAAGCTTGATGATTTGATACAGAAGCATGCTACCACTGTCACAGCTCCTCAAACGGCAAGCGATGACAATAATGCTAGTTCAATTAGTTTCCTATTGCTTGTCATAAAAACCTTGACAGAGGTACAAAGGAACTTTGTTGATCCTTTAATTTTGGTTCGCATTCTTCAACGGCTACAACGAGATATGGGTTCAGCGGCAGGGCCTCATTTAAGACAA GGTCAGAGAACAGATCCAGATTCAGCAGTCACATCTTCTCGTCAAGGTGCTGATGTTGGAGCAATTATTTCAAAtgtaaaatcaattttgaaactTATCACTGATAGAGTGATGGTTGTTTCTGAGTGCAAGCGGTCTGTGTCTCAAATATTGAATGCTTTACTCTCAGAGAAAGCAATTGATGCTAGTGTACTTCTTTGCATACTTGATGTGGTTAAAGGGTGGGTTGAAGATGACTTCTGTAAACAAGGAACTCCAATCACGCCAGGTTCCTTTCTCACCCCCAAGGAGatagtttcttttcttcaaaagcTGTCACAAGTTGACAAGCAAAATTTCACACCAGTTGCTCTGGAAGAGTGGGACAGGAAATATCTTGAACTTCTATACGGGATTTGTGCAGATTCAAATAA ATACCCTTTACCTTTGCGTCAAGAGATTTTTCAGAAGGTGGAAAGGCTATATATGCTTGGTTTACGAGCCAAAGATCCAGAAGTTAGGATgaaatttttctctctctatcacgagtctcttggaaaaACTCTTTTTACCAGACTTCAATTTATCATCCAAATTCAAGACTGGGGGGCTTTGAGTGATGTCTTCTGGCTCAAGCAAGGCCTTGATCTTCTCCTGGCAATATTGGTTGAGGATAAACCTATTACACTAGCTCCAAATTCTGCCAGAGTTCAACCCCTTTTCGTTTCAGGTTCTATTATGGAATTGAGTGGGATGCCACATAAGGTGAATGATGTACTTGAAGGATCTGAGGATGCTCCTCTAACACTGGAGACCCTTGTGCATAAGCATGCCCAGTTTCTTAACAGCATGAGCAAACTCCAG GTGGTTGATCTATTAATTCCCTTGAGAGAGCTAGCTCACACAGATGCTAATGTTGCGTACCATTTGTGGGTACTGGTATTTCCAATTGTCTGGGTTACATTGCATAAAGAAGAACAGGTAACACTTGCAAAACCTATGATTAATCTTTTGTCTAAAGATTACCACAAGAAGCAGCAAGCCAACAGACCAAATGTAGTGCAAGCTCTATTAGAAGGGCTTCAGTTGAGCCATCCTCAACCCAGAATGCCAAGCGAGCTTATTAAATATATTGGGAAAACTTATAATGCATGGCACATTGCACTAGCTTTGTTGGAAAGTCATGTTATGTTGTTCCCCAATGATTCCAAATGCTCCGAGTCTCTGGCTGAGCTCTATCGTTTGCTCAATGAAGAGGATATGAGATGTGGGCTGTGGAAGAAGAGATCAGTGACTGCAGAAACCCGGGCTGGCCTTTCTCTTGTTCAGCATGGCTATTGGCATCGTGCCCAAAGTCTCTTCTATCAAGCCATGGTGAAGGCAACTCAAGGAACATATAATAACACTGTGCCTAAGGCTGAGATGTGTCTATGGGAAGAGCAGTGGTTATACTGTGCTAGTCAACTTAGTCAATGGGAAGCACTGGCAGACTTTGGCAAGAGTGTTGAGAATTACGAAATTCTGCTTGACAGTCTTTGGAAATTGCCTGACTGGACATATATGAAAGAGCATGTCATTCCCAAAGCTCAAGTGGAAGAAACTCCAAAGCTTCGTCTAATTCAAGCATACTTTGCTCTTCatgataaaaatacaaatgGTGTGGGGGATGCTGAGAATATGGTAGGTAAAGCTGTTGATCTTGCTCTAGAACAATGGTGGCAGCTGCCTGAAATGTCTGTTCATTCCAGAATTCCTCTTCTGCAGCAATTCCAACAAATAGTTGAAGTTCAAGAGTCAGCTAGGATTCTAATAGATATTTCCAATGGAAATAAACTCTCAGGAAATTCAGTGGTTGGCGTGCAAGGGAACCTTTATGCTGATCTGAAGGACATCCTTGAGACATGGAGACTTAGAACCCCAAATGAATGGGATAATATGTCTGTTTGGTATGATTTGCTGCAGTGGAGGAACGAAATGTACAACTCTGTCATTGATGCTTTCAAAGATTTTGGTGCCACAAATTCAGCACTTCATCATCTTGGTTACCGTGACAAAGCGTGGACTGTAAACAGGCTTGCTCACATTGCTCGCAAGCAAGGCCTTTTTGATGTCTGTGTCACCATACTTGAAAAATTATACGGCCATTCAACTATGGAAGTGCAG TATTTACAGGAAGCGTTTGTTAAGATTACTGAACAAGCAAAGGCATACCTAGAAAGTAAGGGAGAACTTACAAGTGGTATTAATCTGATCAACAGCACTAATCTAGAGTATTTTCCTGCAAAGCATAAGGCTGAAATTTTCCGTCTGAAAGGGGATTTCTTGTTAAAATTGAATGATTCCGAGTCTACTAATGTTGCTTATTCAAATGCCATTAGTCTTTTCAAAAACTTGCCGAAAGGATGGATAAGCTGGGGAGACTACTGTGATATG GCTTACAGAGAAACTCATGAAGAGATTTGGTTGGAATATGCTGTCAGCTGCTTTTTGCAAGGTATAAAATTTGGTGTGTCCAATTCAAGAAGCCATCTTGCTCGTGTGCTTTATCTTCTTAGCTTTGATACTTCTAATGAGCCTGTTGGAAGGGCATTTGATAAGTACTATGAACAAATACCACATTGGGTTTGGCTCTCTTGGATTCCACAGCTCTTGCTCTCTCTTCAGAGGACCGAAGCTCCTCACTGTAAACTTGTTCTTATGAAGATTGCAACGTTGTATCCTCAG GCTTTGTATTATTGGTTGCGCACATACTTACTGGAACGACGTGATGTTGCGAATAAATCTGAACTTGGTAGGATTGCAATGGCTCAACAAAGAACACAACAGAGTGTTTCTGGTACTAGTACTGGTTCTCTTGGTGGGTTGGCTGATGGAAATGCAAGAGTACAGGGTCCAGGGGGGAGTAACTTGCCAACTGATATTCAATCTCACCAAAGCTCCCAGCCTGCGGGTGGAATTGGATCTCATGATGGTGGAAACTCACATGGGCAAGAACCTGAAAGGTCTACAAGTGTAGAAAGCAACATGCACAATGGAAATGACCAACCTTTGCAGCAAGGTTCTGCAAACCTCAATGAAGGTGGTCAAAACACTTTAAGACGTGCTGCTGGTGCTTTAGGTTTTGTGGCTTCAGCTGCCAGTGCTTTTGATGCTGCAAAAGATATAATGGAGGCCCTTAGGGGCAAGCATGCTAATTTGGCTAGTGAACTCGAG ATCTTGCTAACGGAAATTGGTTCAAGATTTGTCACTCTTCCTGAAGAGAGGCTTCTGGCAGTGGTTAATGCTTTGCTTCATCGCTGCTATAAATATCCAACAGCTACAACGGCTGAAGTTCCTCAGTCTCTCAAGAAAGAACTCTCTGGTGTTTGTAGAGCTTGCTTTTCTGCTGACGCCGTAAATAAGCATGTTGATTTTGTGAGGGAGTACAAACAGGATTTTGAACGAGATCTTGATCCAGAAAGCACTGCCACTTTTCCATCTACCCTCTCTCAACTGACTGAGCGGTTGAAACACTGGAAAAATGTTCTTCAAAGCAATGTTGAGGATCGGTTTCCAGCAGTATTAAAGCTGGAAGAAGAAAGCAAGGTATTGCGGGACTTCCATGTTATTGATGTTGAAGTTCCTGGGCAATATTTCACTGATCAG GAAATTGCACCAGATCATACTGTTAAGTTGGATAGGGTTGCGGCAGATATTCCAATTGTGCGGAGGCATGGTAGCAGTTTTCGCCGTTTGACACTAATTGGCTCTGATGGCTCCCAACGTCATTTTATTGTTCAGACATCTTTGACTCCCAATGCTAGAAGTGATGAGCGCATATTGCAACTTTTCCGTGTGATGAACCAAATGTTTGAGAAGCACAAGGAATCAAGACGCCGTCACATATGCATTCACACACCCATAATTATTCCTGTTTGGTCTCag GTTCGCATGGTGGAGGATGATTTGATGTATAGTACTTTCCTTGAGGTCTATGAGAATCATTGTGCAAGGAATGACCGTGAGGCAGATCTTCCGATAACCTATTTCAAGGAGCAGTTGAACCAAGCTATCTCTGGCCAAATATCACCAGAAGCTGTTGTTGATCTTCGTCTGCAAGCCTATAATGAGATAACGAAAAATCTTGTTAATGACAACATTTTTTCGCAGTATATGTATAAAACACTACCGAGTGGCAACCATAGTTGGGCTTTCAAGAAGCAGTTTGCCGTCCAGTTAGCCCTTTCAAGTTTCATGTCCTTTATGCTACAAATTGGTGGGAGGTCTCCGAATAAGATTTTGTTTGCTAAGAACACTGGAAAAATATTCCAAACTGATTTTCATCCTGCATATGATGCAAATGGGTTGATTGAGTTTAACGAACCAGTCCCATTTAGACTGACAAGGAATATGCAAGCCTTCTTCTCCCATGGCGTGGAAGGCCTAATCGTATCCTCAATGTGTGCAGCTGCGCAGGCTGTGGCTTCACCTAAG CAAAGTCAGCACCTGTGGCATCATCTAGCAATGTTTTTCCGCGATGAGCTACTGTCTTGGTCTTGGAGAAGGCCCCTTGGGATGCCCATGGCCTCTATGGCTGCAGGTGGTACCATGAGCCCAGTTGACTTCAAGCAGAAAGTTATCACAAATGTGGAACATGTTATTACGAGGGTTAAGGGAATCGCTCCTCAAAATTTTTCTGAAGAG gaGGAGAATGTTATGGATCCACCACAACCTGTGCAGAGGGGTGTTACTGAATTGGTTGAAGCAGCCTTGAACCCTAGGAACTTGTGCATGATGGATCCAACGTGGCATCCCTGGTTTTAA